One part of the Acidobacteriota bacterium genome encodes these proteins:
- a CDS encoding UbiD family decarboxylase has translation MHKNLRTFIDSLRRENEIVEILAAVDPYLEIAEIHRRVIDEQGKALLFTNVKGSDFPVVTNLFGTRRRIDLAFGSKPLEFVKRAVHAAENLLPPKLGKLWEYRDLAVSAAKFGTKQTRNAPVLGSRQATVDLEKLPLLQLWHEDGGHFVTLPLVYTESPSDGKHNLGMYRIQRYDKQTTGIHWQIGKGGGFHYYEAEQLNQALPVTIFLGGAPAMILSAIAPLPEGLPELMLASLLAGEKITTAANPLGEARHRLIAEAEFAICGSVAPYERRPEGPFGDHYGYYSLTHDYPVFRADAVFHRKDAIYPATAVGKPRQEDYFIGDYLQELLSPLFPLVMPAVRDLWSYGETGFHSLAAAVVRERYGREALSAGFRILGEGQLTLTKFLLLTDQPQDLRDFRSLFEYILERVDWNRDLHIFSQTAFDTLDYASGKVNFGSKAILMGTGEAKRELVREFHSDLPQGVKAAEPYCGGCLVIEAESYESNKDLAERIARSGSFDDWQIVIVHDDIEFARTTEKFLWATWTRFDPASDIYAKIATLQNNHIGYGAPVVIDARMKPWYPAVVEPRKDIVELVDKRWAEYFN, from the coding sequence ATGCATAAGAATTTACGCACTTTTATTGATTCACTTCGGCGTGAGAACGAGATCGTTGAGATCTTGGCTGCGGTCGATCCCTATTTGGAGATCGCCGAGATCCACCGACGCGTAATTGACGAGCAGGGTAAGGCGTTGCTGTTTACCAACGTAAAAGGTTCCGACTTTCCAGTCGTAACGAATCTATTCGGCACTCGACGGCGGATCGATCTGGCATTTGGATCGAAACCGCTTGAGTTTGTAAAACGCGCAGTCCATGCTGCTGAGAATCTGCTTCCTCCAAAGCTAGGCAAACTATGGGAATATCGCGATCTCGCCGTTTCTGCGGCCAAATTTGGAACCAAGCAAACCAGAAACGCTCCAGTTCTCGGATCTCGGCAAGCGACCGTCGATCTGGAGAAATTGCCGCTTCTTCAGCTCTGGCATGAGGACGGCGGCCATTTTGTAACGCTGCCGCTCGTCTATACCGAAAGTCCGTCCGATGGCAAACACAACCTCGGAATGTACCGCATCCAGCGATACGACAAACAAACGACCGGCATTCATTGGCAGATCGGGAAGGGCGGCGGGTTTCACTATTATGAGGCCGAACAACTAAATCAAGCACTGCCGGTAACGATATTCCTTGGCGGCGCACCGGCGATGATTCTCTCGGCGATCGCCCCGTTGCCCGAAGGTCTACCTGAGTTGATGCTCGCATCGCTGCTTGCGGGCGAAAAGATCACAACTGCCGCGAATCCATTGGGCGAAGCCCGCCACCGTCTGATCGCCGAGGCAGAGTTCGCCATCTGCGGCAGTGTTGCGCCATACGAACGCCGCCCCGAAGGCCCGTTTGGAGATCACTACGGCTATTATTCGCTGACACACGATTATCCCGTGTTTCGAGCTGATGCCGTATTCCATCGAAAGGACGCTATCTATCCGGCGACCGCCGTCGGCAAACCGCGACAAGAAGACTACTTTATCGGTGACTATCTGCAAGAGCTGCTTTCCCCGCTGTTTCCGCTCGTAATGCCCGCAGTTCGCGACCTTTGGAGCTATGGTGAGACGGGCTTTCATTCGCTGGCGGCCGCAGTCGTTCGCGAACGATACGGCCGCGAGGCGTTATCGGCCGGATTTCGCATCTTAGGTGAGGGGCAGCTAACGCTCACGAAGTTCCTTTTGCTAACAGATCAGCCGCAAGATCTTCGCGACTTCAGATCGTTATTCGAATACATTCTCGAACGCGTCGACTGGAATCGTGACCTGCATATATTCAGCCAGACTGCATTCGACACGCTCGATTATGCCAGTGGTAAGGTCAATTTTGGCTCGAAGGCGATCTTGATGGGCACGGGCGAGGCGAAAAGGGAACTCGTGCGCGAGTTTCATAGCGATCTGCCTCAGGGCGTCAAGGCCGCCGAGCCCTATTGTGGAGGCTGTTTGGTCATCGAGGCCGAGTCTTACGAAAGCAACAAAGATCTCGCCGAGCGGATCGCAAGGTCGGGAAGCTTTGACGATTGGCAGATCGTGATAGTGCATGATGATATCGAATTTGCCCGAACTACCGAGAAATTCCTCTGGGCGACTTGGACACGTTTTGATCCTGCATCTGATATTTACGCGAAAATTGCTACGCTTCAGAATAATCACATTGGTTACGGCGCTCCGGTCGTTATCGATGCCAGAATGAAACCGTGGTACCCGGCGGTGGTCGAACCCCGCAAAGATATCGTTGAGTTAGTCGACAAACGGTGGGCTGAATATTTCAACTAG
- a CDS encoding metallophosphoesterase gives MKITSGNLLYLFPAFAAVCLCLLAYSYLIEPNRLVINQQNIKVRRLDSALDGLKIVAISDIHGGSNGVTEDKLRRIVEQANAQEPDLIVLLGDFVSQYDGKDGMGLRPLRMPIDTIAKGLSGFKTKLGVFAVLGNHDGWYDDWTVADRLTQNGIRVLQNELAIVQHNGKVLRILGLKDHMRIKTWDSFAADAKRVIDQSSVKSDIIVLEHSPDVLPIITGQRSISPDIRLFLAGHTHGGQVWLPILGTPIVPSSYGQKYSYGHIRQDEVDMFVTTGVGTSILPFRFMMPPEVAVLTLQSE, from the coding sequence TTGAAGATCACTTCAGGCAACTTGCTCTATTTGTTTCCCGCATTCGCCGCGGTTTGTCTTTGCTTGCTTGCATATTCGTACTTGATTGAGCCGAACCGGCTCGTCATTAATCAGCAGAACATTAAAGTCAGACGCCTCGACTCTGCTCTTGATGGACTAAAGATCGTCGCCATCTCAGACATTCACGGCGGTTCCAATGGAGTTACCGAAGACAAACTCCGCCGCATTGTCGAACAGGCGAACGCCCAGGAGCCCGACCTGATCGTTCTGCTTGGTGATTTTGTTTCGCAGTACGACGGAAAAGACGGAATGGGGCTTCGTCCGCTTCGGATGCCGATCGATACGATCGCAAAAGGCCTCTCGGGTTTCAAAACCAAGCTCGGCGTATTCGCGGTGCTTGGCAATCACGACGGCTGGTATGACGACTGGACAGTCGCGGATCGATTAACGCAGAACGGCATTCGTGTCCTACAGAATGAACTCGCGATCGTGCAGCATAACGGCAAAGTCCTGCGGATCCTTGGCCTCAAGGACCACATGCGGATAAAGACCTGGGACAGTTTCGCCGCCGACGCCAAGAGAGTTATCGATCAGAGTTCGGTCAAGAGTGACATTATTGTCCTCGAACACAGTCCGGACGTTCTACCGATAATTACGGGCCAACGCTCGATTTCGCCCGACATTCGGCTCTTTCTCGCCGGCCATACGCACGGCGGACAGGTCTGGCTGCCGATACTCGGCACCCCGATAGTGCCTTCGAGCTACGGCCAGAAATACTCGTACGGGCACATCCGCCAGGATGAAGTTGACATGTTTGTAACTACTGGTGTTGGTACGAGTATCTTGCCGTTCAGATTCATGATGCCGCCCGAGGTCGCAGTGCTTACATTGCAAAGCGAATGA
- a CDS encoding alkaline phosphatase family protein yields the protein MIVLTITTVSTGLGQSAIKDLKPTVILISLDGFRYDYVDKYEAPNIAKLARERVRAKWMIPSFPTKTFPNHYTVVTGLYPANHGIVENNVYDFGTVFTMGKREEVENPRWWGGEPIWVTAEKQGQVAASFFWVGSEAKINGVQPTYWKTYDGKIPNEERVDTVLGWLDLPRDKRPTMITLYFSDTDDAGHAAGPDSENIRNAVKKVDGDIARLVDGLTKRKIGNKVNVIITSDHGMANVTAGNLVYMYRELREEWMERDPITTGEIWQIFPKPEKTDEMMEALAKIENTTCWKKSDLPERFHYKQGVRVAPVICSAKLGWTMSNQKKPQANVTSVTTGRVRGAHGFDNQYQEMQAVFIAHGPAFKRKYVAEPFENVEVYNVMCKILGLKPAKNDGKLDRVKKMMR from the coding sequence ATGATCGTTTTGACGATTACGACAGTTTCGACTGGCCTTGGGCAATCGGCGATCAAAGATCTAAAGCCGACGGTCATCCTGATCTCACTTGACGGCTTCCGTTACGATTATGTCGATAAGTACGAGGCTCCTAATATCGCAAAACTCGCACGCGAACGTGTTCGTGCAAAATGGATGATTCCGTCCTTTCCGACAAAGACCTTCCCGAATCATTACACCGTTGTCACCGGATTGTATCCTGCGAATCACGGGATCGTAGAGAATAACGTGTACGACTTCGGCACTGTATTCACGATGGGCAAACGCGAAGAGGTCGAAAATCCGCGTTGGTGGGGCGGCGAACCTATTTGGGTAACCGCCGAAAAGCAAGGCCAGGTTGCGGCATCGTTCTTTTGGGTCGGTTCGGAAGCAAAGATCAACGGCGTCCAGCCGACGTACTGGAAAACCTACGACGGCAAGATCCCGAACGAAGAACGCGTAGATACCGTGCTCGGCTGGCTCGATCTGCCGCGAGACAAACGCCCAACGATGATCACGCTTTATTTCAGCGACACCGACGACGCGGGTCATGCTGCCGGGCCGGATTCTGAGAACATCCGCAACGCCGTCAAAAAGGTTGATGGCGACATCGCAAGACTCGTGGACGGATTAACGAAACGGAAGATCGGTAATAAGGTGAACGTCATCATCACATCCGATCACGGTATGGCTAATGTCACGGCCGGAAACCTTGTGTACATGTATCGTGAGCTTCGAGAGGAATGGATGGAACGCGATCCGATCACGACCGGTGAGATATGGCAGATATTCCCGAAGCCCGAAAAGACTGACGAGATGATGGAAGCACTTGCAAAGATCGAGAATACGACATGTTGGAAGAAGTCAGACCTGCCCGAACGCTTTCACTACAAACAAGGTGTGCGCGTCGCTCCGGTAATTTGCTCGGCGAAACTAGGCTGGACAATGTCCAATCAGAAAAAACCGCAAGCAAATGTGACCAGTGTGACCACGGGCCGAGTACGCGGGGCTCATGGATTCGACAATCAATATCAGGAAATGCAGGCTGTGTTCATTGCACACGGCCCGGCATTCAAACGCAAATATGTTGCGGAACCGTTCGAAAACGTCGAGGTCTATAACGTAATGTGCAAAATCTTAGGCCTGAAACCGGCTAAGAACGACGGAAAGCTGGATCGCGTCAAAAAAATGATGCGTTAG
- a CDS encoding DUF4031 domain-containing protein: MAVYVDNLRDYGWRHGPSCHLIGDSVEELIQFAVRLGMKEEWFQPKSSPHFDLTAEGREIAVRNGAIELNQRELIAKLRELRHKDRDRLPTTP, from the coding sequence ATGGCGGTCTATGTCGACAACTTGCGTGACTACGGTTGGCGCCACGGGCCGTCTTGTCATTTGATCGGCGACAGCGTGGAGGAATTGATCCAATTCGCCGTTCGTCTCGGCATGAAGGAAGAGTGGTTCCAACCAAAAAGCTCTCCGCACTTCGATCTAACCGCCGAAGGCCGCGAGATTGCCGTCCGCAACGGTGCGATCGAACTGAATCAACGCGAACTGATCGCCAAGCTCCGCGAACTCCGTCACAAAGACCGCGACCGTCTTCCAACAACGCCCTGA
- a CDS encoding cupin domain-containing protein: MTEPTVIECEDLEATIEHYKNELGYRLDMIFPADSPREALLSEPPAFAGGVQLLRETSSIEPRFVKLVSAKPPAYAGGSDFVRGRAGMEYRDLIPGRVGGKVIASHIRLFEDGPVADYVHHHKIEFQMIYCLKGRIQVVYEDQGPPFWLEPGDCVVQPPEIRHRVLFAEGTAEVLEVTMPAEHETWVEHDMELPNETINKARLFNGQPFVLTRHTKK; this comes from the coding sequence ATGACAGAACCTACCGTGATCGAATGCGAAGACCTCGAAGCGACGATCGAGCACTATAAAAACGAACTAGGCTACCGCCTCGACATGATATTCCCTGCCGATTCGCCGCGTGAGGCACTCTTGTCAGAACCGCCTGCGTTTGCGGGCGGCGTGCAACTCCTTCGCGAGACCTCATCGATTGAACCGAGATTTGTGAAATTAGTCTCCGCGAAGCCGCCCGCTTACGCAGGCGGTTCTGACTTTGTTCGCGGCCGTGCGGGAATGGAATATCGCGACCTTATTCCAGGACGGGTTGGCGGAAAGGTCATCGCATCGCACATTCGATTATTTGAAGACGGGCCGGTGGCGGATTATGTTCACCATCACAAGATCGAATTTCAGATGATCTACTGCCTCAAAGGCCGGATTCAGGTGGTGTATGAGGACCAAGGGCCGCCTTTCTGGCTCGAACCGGGCGATTGCGTCGTCCAGCCGCCCGAAATTCGACACCGCGTTCTATTTGCCGAAGGAACGGCCGAGGTCCTTGAGGTCACAATGCCCGCCGAGCACGAGACATGGGTTGAACATGATATGGAATTGCCCAACGAAACCATCAACAAAGCCCGACTTTTCAATGGCCAGCCGTTTGTGTTGACGAGACATACAAAAAAGTAG
- a CDS encoding OsmC family protein, which translates to MSTYIAGITWRSDSPETFTKNRYTRGHAWKFDGGMTLPASSSPQVVPRFSVEAAVDPEEALVASASACHMLTFLYLAAKAGFNIGSYEDCAVGSMAALEDGRQWMATITLDPQIGWMGETIPTETEIADLHHEAHKQCYIANSIKSEIIVRGLEG; encoded by the coding sequence ATGTCCACATATATCGCAGGAATAACCTGGAGATCTGATTCGCCCGAGACTTTTACTAAAAATCGCTACACTCGCGGGCATGCGTGGAAATTTGACGGAGGGATGACGCTTCCGGCGTCCTCTTCGCCGCAGGTTGTGCCGAGATTTTCGGTCGAGGCGGCGGTTGATCCTGAGGAGGCGCTGGTGGCGTCGGCCTCAGCTTGTCATATGCTGACGTTTCTCTATCTCGCGGCGAAGGCCGGGTTTAATATCGGTTCTTATGAGGACTGCGCCGTTGGCAGCATGGCGGCGTTGGAAGACGGTCGGCAATGGATGGCGACTATCACGCTTGATCCGCAGATCGGATGGATGGGCGAAACGATCCCCACCGAGACAGAGATCGCGGATCTCCATCACGAGGCCCACAAACAGTGCTATATCGCGAACAGTATAAAGTCGGAAATAATCGTTCGAGGTCTGGAGGGGTAA